A part of Geothrix oryzae genomic DNA contains:
- the thrS gene encoding threonine--tRNA ligase, with the protein MGIEVRLPDDSLRQLAEGATGADLAGGIGARLLEAALAVKVDGRLADLNTPLADGAKVEIVTSKAPESLELIRHSTAHLLAHAVKRLYPNARVGIGPVIEDGFYYDFWMDKPFTPEDLPVIEAEMRKIVAEGVEVVREDLGRDAAVARFQAMGEPLKVEIVSSIPASDIISGYRQGDFYDLCRGPHVPNTAKLKAFKLLSIAGAYWKGDEKNPMLSRIYGTAFHTQKELDEHLKRLEEAKARDHRKLGKELGLYSFHPEAPASPFFHPKGTQVYNELVTYMRELYFKYGYSEVITPQVLDVALWKTSGHYENYAENMYFTTAEEREYALKPMNCPGHCIMFGSQKHSYRDLPIRYADFGRLHRYERSGVTHGLTRVRTFCQDDAHIYCAPEQIKTEMAAFLALLKEVYDTFGFEGMRVALSTRPEKRLGSDEIWDAAERALGEALDEAGMPYTLNPGEGAFYGPKIEFQILDALKRPWQLGTLQVDYMLPERFDLKYTQADGAEGRPIMLHRAILGSLERFMGILVEHTAGAFPAWLAPVQVAILPITDRANAFSTEAAARAKALGLRAELDSRNESLKAKIREAQLAKVPYMLVIGDREAEAGTVSVRHRHRGDLGVQPLDAFLEGLTLEVRDRQR; encoded by the coding sequence ATGGGCATCGAGGTCCGCCTTCCAGACGACTCTCTCCGGCAGCTGGCCGAGGGTGCCACTGGAGCCGATCTGGCGGGTGGCATCGGAGCGCGCCTCCTGGAAGCGGCCCTGGCCGTCAAGGTGGATGGACGCTTGGCGGATCTGAATACCCCCCTGGCGGACGGCGCCAAGGTCGAGATCGTCACCAGCAAGGCCCCGGAAAGCCTGGAGCTGATCCGCCACTCCACGGCCCACCTGTTGGCCCATGCCGTGAAGCGCCTCTACCCGAATGCGCGGGTGGGCATCGGCCCGGTCATCGAGGATGGCTTCTACTACGACTTCTGGATGGACAAGCCCTTCACGCCCGAGGACCTGCCGGTCATCGAGGCCGAGATGCGGAAGATCGTGGCCGAGGGCGTCGAGGTGGTCCGCGAGGACCTGGGCCGGGACGCCGCCGTGGCGCGATTCCAGGCCATGGGCGAGCCCCTCAAGGTGGAGATCGTCTCCAGCATTCCGGCCAGCGACATCATCAGCGGCTACCGCCAGGGCGACTTCTACGACCTTTGCCGCGGGCCCCATGTGCCCAACACGGCCAAGCTGAAGGCCTTCAAGCTGCTCAGCATCGCCGGCGCCTACTGGAAGGGCGACGAGAAGAATCCGATGCTCAGCCGCATCTACGGCACCGCCTTCCACACCCAGAAGGAGCTCGACGAGCACCTGAAGCGGCTGGAGGAGGCCAAGGCGCGCGACCACCGGAAGCTGGGCAAGGAACTGGGCCTCTACTCCTTCCACCCGGAGGCGCCCGCCTCCCCCTTCTTCCATCCCAAGGGCACCCAGGTCTACAACGAGCTGGTGACCTACATGCGCGAGCTGTACTTCAAGTACGGCTATAGCGAAGTCATCACGCCGCAGGTGCTGGATGTGGCTCTCTGGAAGACCAGTGGCCACTACGAGAATTACGCCGAGAACATGTACTTCACCACCGCCGAGGAGCGGGAGTACGCGCTGAAGCCCATGAACTGCCCGGGCCACTGCATCATGTTCGGCAGCCAGAAGCACAGCTACCGTGACCTGCCCATCCGCTACGCGGATTTCGGCCGCCTGCACCGCTATGAGCGCAGCGGCGTTACCCACGGCCTGACGCGGGTGCGCACCTTCTGCCAGGACGACGCCCACATCTACTGCGCGCCCGAGCAGATCAAGACTGAAATGGCCGCCTTCCTGGCGCTGCTGAAGGAGGTCTACGACACCTTCGGTTTCGAGGGGATGCGCGTGGCCCTGAGCACCCGGCCCGAGAAGCGCCTGGGCTCCGACGAGATCTGGGACGCCGCCGAACGGGCCCTGGGTGAGGCCCTGGACGAAGCCGGAATGCCCTACACCCTGAATCCTGGCGAAGGCGCCTTCTATGGGCCTAAGATCGAGTTCCAGATCCTGGATGCCCTCAAGCGGCCTTGGCAGCTGGGCACGCTCCAGGTGGACTACATGCTCCCGGAGCGTTTCGACCTGAAGTACACCCAGGCCGACGGCGCCGAGGGCCGCCCCATCATGCTGCATCGCGCCATCCTGGGCAGCCTCGAGCGCTTCATGGGGATCCTCGTGGAGCACACCGCCGGCGCCTTCCCCGCCTGGCTGGCCCCCGTGCAGGTGGCCATCCTGCCCATCACCGACCGGGCCAACGCCTTCTCCACGGAGGCCGCAGCCCGGGCGAAGGCCCTGGGCCTGCGGGCGGAGCTGGATTCCCGCAACGAGAGCCTGAAGGCCAAGATCCGCGAGGCCCAGCTGGCCAAGGTCCCCTACATGCTGGTGATCGGGGACCGCGAGGCCGAGGCGGGCACGGTTTCCGTGCGCCACCGTCACCGGGGCGACCTGGGGGTGCAGCCCCTGGACGCCTTCCTGGAGGGCCTCACCCTCGAGGTGCGGGACCGCCAACGCTGA